In the Streptomyces sp. 840.1 genome, one interval contains:
- a CDS encoding helix-turn-helix transcriptional regulator, whose product MAYPDPAAPRLAALAALLADETRAVFCLALLDGRAWTAGELARHASVAPSTASEHLGKLVAGGLLAEERQGRHRYVRLAGEQVAHLVEELAGREAPGAPSAPRSLGASGADNALARGRTCYDHLAGRIGLAITDAMTGRGLLRQDTGFALTDAGLDWFGALGIALETGSRRPLVRGCLDWTERRPHLAGAAGAALCRHVLESGWCVRIGSGRAVRATPEGERALAARLGIEPATIR is encoded by the coding sequence ATGGCATACCCCGACCCCGCCGCGCCCCGCCTCGCCGCCCTGGCCGCCCTCCTCGCGGACGAGACCCGCGCCGTCTTCTGCCTGGCCCTGCTCGACGGCCGGGCGTGGACGGCGGGCGAGCTGGCCCGGCACGCGTCGGTGGCCCCGTCGACCGCCAGCGAGCACCTGGGCAAGCTCGTCGCGGGCGGGCTGCTGGCCGAGGAGCGGCAGGGCCGGCACCGCTATGTGCGGCTCGCCGGCGAGCAGGTCGCCCACCTCGTCGAGGAACTGGCGGGCCGGGAGGCCCCCGGCGCCCCCTCCGCACCCCGCAGCCTGGGCGCCTCGGGCGCCGACAACGCCCTGGCCCGCGGCCGCACCTGCTACGACCATCTCGCGGGCCGCATCGGACTCGCGATCACCGACGCCATGACCGGACGGGGGTTGCTGCGCCAGGACACCGGCTTCGCGCTCACCGACGCGGGACTCGACTGGTTCGGCGCACTGGGGATCGCCCTGGAGACCGGATCGCGGCGTCCCCTCGTCCGCGGCTGCCTGGACTGGACCGAGCGCAGGCCGCATCTGGCGGGCGCCGCGGGCGCCGCCCTGTGCCGCCACGTGCTGGAGTCCGGCTGGTGCGTACGGATCGGGTCCGGGCGGGCGGTGCGGGCCACCCCGGAAGGGGAACGGGC
- a CDS encoding YiaA/YiaB family inner membrane protein: protein MSETTSVKQQGTAAFYGQAVASFGVAMGAVTLGIYFLDADAWVRGFLAIGVMYLVTSCFTLAKVIRDRQEAGQLVSRVDQARLEKILAEHDPFQKL, encoded by the coding sequence ATGAGTGAGACGACATCGGTCAAGCAGCAGGGCACCGCCGCCTTCTACGGTCAGGCCGTCGCATCCTTCGGGGTGGCGATGGGTGCGGTGACCCTCGGTATCTACTTCCTCGACGCGGACGCCTGGGTGCGCGGGTTCCTCGCCATCGGCGTCATGTACCTGGTCACGTCCTGCTTCACCCTGGCCAAGGTCATCAGGGACCGGCAGGAGGCGGGCCAGCTGGTCAGCCGGGTCGACCAGGCCCGGCTGGAGAAGATCCTCGCCGAGCACGACCCCTTCCAGAAGCTCTGA
- a CDS encoding acyl-CoA dehydrogenase family protein — protein MNLELSEEQEAVRQLAEDFVARDIAPHVVEWDRAENVDKSIVKKLGSLGFLGLTVPEEYGGSGGDHLAYCLVTEELGRGDSSVRGIVSVSLGLVAKTIAAWGDEEQKRQWLPRLTSGDAVGCFGLTEPGTGSDAGNLTTRAVRDGGDYVINGSKMFITNGTWADVVLLFARTNDTPGHKGISAFLVPADTPGLSRRTIHGKLGLRGQATAEVVLEDVRVPAAALIGPEGKGFSIAMSALAKGRMSVAAGCVGIAQAALDAAVGYAGEREQFGRPIAGYQLVQELISDIAVDVDAARLLTWRVADLIDRGEEFATAASKAKLFASEAAVRAANNALQVFGGYGYIDEYPVGKLLRDARVMTLYEGTSQIQKLIIGRALTGVSAF, from the coding sequence ATGAACCTGGAGCTCAGCGAGGAGCAGGAAGCCGTCAGGCAGCTCGCCGAGGACTTCGTCGCCCGCGACATCGCGCCGCACGTCGTCGAGTGGGACCGGGCCGAGAACGTCGACAAGTCGATCGTCAAGAAGCTGGGTTCCCTCGGCTTCCTCGGGCTGACCGTCCCCGAGGAGTACGGCGGCTCGGGCGGCGACCACCTCGCGTACTGCCTGGTGACGGAGGAACTCGGCCGTGGCGACTCCTCGGTCCGCGGCATCGTCTCCGTCTCCCTGGGGCTGGTCGCCAAGACCATCGCCGCATGGGGCGACGAGGAGCAGAAGCGGCAGTGGCTGCCGAGGCTGACCTCGGGCGACGCGGTGGGCTGCTTCGGGCTCACCGAACCGGGCACCGGTTCGGACGCCGGGAACCTGACCACCAGGGCCGTGCGGGACGGCGGGGACTACGTCATCAACGGCTCCAAGATGTTCATCACCAACGGCACCTGGGCCGATGTGGTGCTGCTCTTCGCCCGCACCAACGACACCCCCGGCCACAAGGGCATATCCGCCTTCCTGGTCCCCGCCGACACCCCCGGCCTCAGCCGTCGCACCATCCACGGCAAGCTCGGCCTGCGCGGCCAGGCGACCGCCGAGGTGGTACTCGAGGACGTCCGGGTCCCCGCCGCTGCGCTGATCGGCCCCGAGGGCAAGGGCTTCTCGATCGCCATGTCCGCGCTGGCCAAGGGGCGGATGTCGGTGGCGGCCGGCTGTGTGGGCATCGCCCAGGCCGCGCTGGACGCCGCCGTCGGATACGCCGGTGAACGCGAACAGTTCGGCAGGCCCATCGCGGGCTACCAGCTCGTCCAGGAGCTCATCAGCGACATCGCCGTGGACGTCGACGCCGCCCGGCTGCTCACCTGGCGGGTGGCCGACCTGATCGACCGGGGCGAGGAGTTCGCCACCGCCGCCTCCAAGGCCAAGCTCTTCGCCTCCGAGGCCGCCGTACGCGCCGCCAACAACGCCCTCCAGGTGTTCGGCGGCTACGGCTACATCGACGAGTACCCGGTCGGCAAGCTGCTGCGCGACGCCCGCGTGATGACGCTCTACGAGGGAACCAGCCAGATCCAGAAGCTGATCATCGGCCGGGCGCTCACCGGGGTCTCCGCCTTCTGA
- the soxR gene encoding redox-sensitive transcriptional activator SoxR, with the protein MPQIPQTLHELTVGQLSARSGAAVSALHFYEAKGLISSRRTSGNQRRYDRDTLRRVAFVRAAQRVGIPLATIRDALAELPEERTPNRDDWARLSEAWRSELDERIVQLARLRDHLTDCIGCGCLSLENCVLSNPDDISGERMSGSRLMPGKLAKSAGEGC; encoded by the coding sequence GTGCCCCAGATCCCACAGACACTCCATGAACTCACGGTCGGCCAGCTCTCCGCGCGCAGCGGCGCCGCCGTATCGGCCCTGCACTTCTACGAGGCCAAGGGCCTGATCAGCAGCCGCCGCACCAGCGGGAACCAGCGGCGCTACGACAGGGACACGCTGCGCCGGGTCGCCTTCGTCCGTGCCGCCCAGCGGGTCGGCATCCCGCTCGCCACCATCCGCGACGCGCTGGCCGAGCTCCCGGAGGAGCGCACCCCCAACCGCGACGACTGGGCGCGGCTCTCCGAGGCGTGGCGCTCCGAACTGGACGAGCGGATCGTGCAGCTGGCGCGGCTGCGGGACCACCTCACCGACTGCATCGGCTGCGGGTGCCTGTCGCTGGAGAACTGTGTGCTCTCCAACCCGGACGACATCTCCGGTGAGCGGATGAGCGGCTCGCGCCTGATGCCGGGCAAGCTCGCGAAGAGCGCCGGGGAAGGGTGCTGA
- a CDS encoding MaoC family dehydratase yields MAEPRIFTSAQELRDGVGEQLGYSDWLEVEQKRIDLFADATGDHQWIHVDPERAADGPFGTTIAHGYLTLSLLPALVPQVMRVEGMKMGINYGTNKVRFPSTVPVGSRLRATAVLRSVEEAGGGVQVTAVVTVEREGGDKPACVAESVSRYYF; encoded by the coding sequence ATGGCAGAGCCGAGGATCTTCACGTCCGCGCAGGAGCTGCGCGACGGGGTGGGCGAGCAGCTGGGGTACAGCGACTGGCTGGAGGTCGAGCAGAAGAGGATCGATCTCTTCGCGGACGCCACCGGCGACCACCAGTGGATCCATGTGGACCCGGAGCGGGCCGCGGACGGACCGTTCGGCACGACGATCGCGCACGGCTACCTCACGCTCTCGCTGCTGCCGGCGCTCGTGCCCCAGGTCATGCGGGTCGAGGGCATGAAGATGGGCATCAACTACGGGACCAACAAGGTCCGTTTCCCCTCCACGGTGCCCGTGGGCTCGCGGCTGCGGGCGACGGCGGTCCTCAGGAGCGTGGAGGAGGCGGGCGGCGGCGTGCAGGTCACCGCGGTCGTCACGGTGGAGCGCGAGGGCGGCGACAAGCCGGCCTGCGTGGCCGAGTCGGTGTCGCGGTACTACTTCTGA
- a CDS encoding penicillin acylase family protein has product MPPRTGTTARTGKFRAATIAAVLALGASLLATAPHAGAAEPDPVPDYCQGQCDDILPPGENGNATLVDILGNKAFGTHPAHSDDQLNRYDGLVAGHTGLTDQKLTDFFNDASFGVPKDQVESVTSPRNDVTITRDKVSGVPHIKGTTRYGTEFGAGFAAGQDRLWLMDLFRHIGRGQLTSFAGGALANQGLEQQFWPQAPYTEDDLKAQVEYIRTHEGVRGEQAMADAQAYVDGINSYREKSKKGRYFPGEYVLTGKIDAITNVGEIQPFELTDLISIASVVGGQFGGGGGGEVQAALSLLSAQQKYGVAEGTKVWESFRQRNDPEAVLTVHDGTSFPYANKPGNAVGTALPDPGSVTAEPLIHDRTGSAGTDAKAPVKAPAELKKAQGVFDDGVIPEGSLPGSGTGAQKRGMSNALLVSGKSTASGNPIAVFGPQTGYFAPQLMMLQEIQGPGISARGVSFAGVGMYIQMGRGQDYAWSATSAGQDITDTYTVELCEPDGSAPTKNSTHYLYRGDCTAMEKLERTNSWSPTVADSTAKGSYRMQVWRTGYGVVTHRATVDGKPVAYTSLRTTYRHEADSITGFQMLNDPSYVSDAASFQRAASNIDYAFNWFYADSRTAAFYNSGMNPVRAPGVDPALPVKAEKAYEWQGYDRAANTADYTPFAEHPHSSGQDYYVSWNNKQAEGYASAGFGLSAVHRADLLDERVSKLVQEGGVTRASLTRAMADAALTDLRGEQLLPELLKVIRSQPVTDPELNAVVQQLDSWRAAGAQRKESSPGSHAYTYADAVRIMDAWWPKLIDAEFKPGLGDDLYGALTANLATDESPAASHGPSGAHSGSAFQYGWWGFADKDLRQVLGQPVKGPLARTYCGNGDLSSCRAALLSSLKQAAAVPAAEVYPADATCKAGEQWCTDSIIHRALGGIAQKAIHWQNRPTYQQVVEFPAHR; this is encoded by the coding sequence ATGCCCCCACGCACCGGCACCACCGCCCGCACCGGCAAGTTCCGGGCCGCCACGATCGCGGCCGTTCTCGCACTCGGCGCCTCACTGCTGGCCACCGCGCCCCACGCGGGCGCCGCCGAGCCGGATCCCGTACCCGACTACTGCCAGGGACAGTGCGACGACATCCTGCCCCCCGGCGAGAACGGCAATGCCACCCTCGTCGACATTCTGGGCAACAAGGCGTTCGGCACCCACCCCGCGCACAGCGACGACCAGCTCAACCGCTACGACGGGCTGGTGGCCGGGCACACCGGCCTCACCGACCAGAAGCTCACCGACTTCTTCAACGACGCCTCCTTCGGCGTCCCCAAGGACCAGGTCGAGTCCGTCACCTCGCCCCGGAACGACGTCACCATCACCCGCGACAAGGTGTCCGGCGTCCCGCACATCAAGGGCACCACCCGCTACGGCACCGAGTTCGGCGCCGGGTTCGCGGCCGGGCAGGACCGGCTCTGGCTGATGGACCTCTTCCGCCACATCGGGCGCGGGCAGCTCACCTCGTTCGCCGGCGGCGCGCTGGCCAACCAGGGCCTGGAGCAGCAGTTCTGGCCGCAGGCCCCGTACACCGAGGACGATCTCAAGGCCCAGGTCGAGTACATAAGGACCCACGAGGGCGTCCGGGGCGAGCAGGCCATGGCCGATGCCCAGGCCTATGTGGACGGCATCAACTCCTACCGCGAGAAGTCGAAGAAGGGCCGCTACTTCCCCGGCGAGTACGTCCTCACCGGCAAGATCGACGCCATCACCAACGTGGGTGAGATCCAGCCGTTCGAGCTGACCGACCTGATCTCGATCGCCTCCGTGGTCGGCGGCCAGTTCGGCGGCGGCGGTGGCGGCGAGGTCCAGGCCGCGCTCTCGCTGCTCTCCGCCCAGCAGAAGTACGGAGTGGCCGAAGGTACCAAGGTCTGGGAGTCGTTCCGGCAGCGCAACGACCCCGAGGCCGTGCTCACCGTCCACGACGGCACCTCGTTCCCGTACGCGAACAAGCCCGGCAACGCCGTCGGCACGGCGCTCCCGGACCCCGGCTCCGTCACCGCCGAACCCCTGATCCACGACCGCACCGGCTCGGCGGGCACCGACGCCAAGGCCCCGGTCAAGGCGCCGGCCGAGCTCAAGAAGGCCCAGGGCGTCTTCGACGACGGGGTCATCCCCGAGGGCTCGCTCCCCGGTTCCGGCACCGGCGCCCAGAAGCGCGGCATGTCCAACGCGCTGCTGGTCTCCGGCAAGAGCACCGCGAGCGGGAACCCGATCGCCGTGTTCGGCCCGCAGACCGGCTACTTCGCCCCGCAGCTGATGATGCTCCAGGAGATCCAGGGGCCCGGCATCAGCGCCCGGGGCGTCTCCTTCGCCGGCGTCGGCATGTACATCCAGATGGGCCGGGGCCAGGACTACGCCTGGAGCGCCACCTCCGCCGGCCAGGACATCACCGACACCTACACCGTCGAGCTGTGCGAGCCCGACGGCTCGGCGCCCACCAAGAACTCCACGCACTACCTCTACCGCGGCGACTGCACCGCCATGGAGAAGCTGGAGCGCACCAACTCCTGGAGCCCCACCGTCGCCGACTCCACCGCGAAGGGCTCCTACCGGATGCAGGTGTGGCGCACCGGCTACGGAGTGGTCACCCACCGCGCCACGGTGGACGGCAAGCCGGTCGCGTACACCTCGCTGCGCACCACCTACCGGCACGAGGCCGACTCGATCACCGGCTTCCAGATGCTCAACGACCCCTCCTACGTGAGCGACGCCGCCTCCTTCCAGCGCGCGGCGAGCAACATCGACTACGCCTTCAACTGGTTCTACGCCGACTCGCGCACCGCCGCCTTCTACAACAGCGGCATGAACCCGGTGCGCGCGCCCGGCGTCGACCCGGCGCTGCCGGTCAAGGCCGAGAAGGCGTACGAGTGGCAGGGCTACGACCGGGCGGCCAACACCGCCGACTACACCCCGTTCGCCGAGCACCCGCACTCCAGCGGCCAGGACTACTACGTGTCCTGGAACAACAAGCAGGCCGAGGGATACGCCTCCGCCGGCTTCGGGCTCAGCGCGGTGCACCGGGCCGACCTGCTCGACGAGCGGGTGTCCAAGCTGGTCCAGGAGGGCGGCGTGACCCGCGCCTCGCTCACCCGCGCGATGGCGGACGCGGCACTCACCGACCTGCGCGGGGAGCAGCTGCTGCCCGAACTGCTCAAGGTGATCCGCTCCCAGCCGGTCACCGACCCGGAGCTGAACGCGGTGGTCCAGCAGCTGGACTCCTGGCGGGCGGCGGGCGCCCAGCGCAAGGAGAGCAGCCCCGGTTCGCACGCGTACACCTACGCCGACGCGGTACGGATCATGGACGCGTGGTGGCCGAAGCTGATCGACGCGGAGTTCAAGCCCGGCCTCGGCGACGACCTGTACGGGGCGCTGACCGCCAACCTCGCCACCGACGAGTCCCCGGCGGCCAGCCACGGGCCGAGCGGCGCGCACAGCGGTTCGGCGTTCCAGTACGGCTGGTGGGGGTTCGCGGACAAGGACCTGCGCCAGGTGCTCGGACAGCCGGTCAAGGGGCCGCTGGCGAGGACCTACTGCGGCAACGGCGATCTCAGCAGCTGCCGCGCGGCGCTGCTGTCCTCGCTGAAGCAGGCGGCGGCGGTACCGGCGGCCGAGGTCTATCCGGCCGACGCCACCTGCAAGGCCGGTGAGCAGTGGTGCACCGACTCGATCATCCACCGGGCACTGGGCGGGATCGCGCAGAAGGCGATCCACTGGCAGAACCGCCCGACGTACCAGCAGGTGGTGGAGTTCCCGGCGCACCGCTGA
- a CDS encoding TetR/AcrR family transcriptional regulator, translating to MARPRKPLLSRDRIVATAGALVDAEGLDAVSTRRLAAELGVSGPSLYNHFRNKDEILDAVADAVSAQVDLSMFDESDSRDWRAALHDWAVSYRAALTEHPHIVPVLAQGPGRRPAGLRVADAVFGAMVRAGWPPAQATYIGALMRYFITGSALGSFARGFVDDETAYDPADYPHLGQAHLLAERRQQVDEGAFETGLRALIDGLGLQYAPPTAAGTVRPAPKRS from the coding sequence ATGGCCCGCCCGCGCAAGCCCCTCCTCAGCAGAGACCGCATCGTCGCCACGGCGGGTGCCCTCGTGGACGCCGAGGGGCTCGACGCCGTCTCGACGCGGCGGCTGGCGGCCGAGCTCGGGGTCAGCGGACCGTCGCTGTACAACCACTTCCGCAACAAGGACGAGATCCTGGACGCGGTCGCCGACGCCGTCTCCGCGCAGGTCGATCTGTCGATGTTCGACGAGTCCGACAGCCGTGACTGGCGGGCCGCCCTGCACGACTGGGCGGTCTCCTACCGTGCGGCGCTCACCGAGCACCCGCACATCGTCCCGGTGCTGGCGCAGGGGCCCGGCCGCCGCCCGGCCGGTCTGCGGGTGGCCGACGCGGTGTTCGGCGCCATGGTCCGCGCGGGCTGGCCGCCCGCCCAGGCCACGTACATCGGCGCCCTGATGCGCTACTTCATCACCGGCTCGGCGCTCGGCTCCTTCGCCCGGGGCTTCGTGGACGACGAGACGGCGTACGACCCCGCCGACTACCCGCACCTCGGCCAGGCCCATCTGCTGGCCGAACGCCGCCAGCAGGTCGACGAGGGGGCCTTCGAGACGGGGCTGCGCGCGCTGATCGACGGCCTCGGGCTCCAGTACGCGCCGCCCACGGCCGCCGGGACCGTTCGGCCGGCGCCGAAGCGTTCCTGA
- a CDS encoding exo-beta-N-acetylmuramidase NamZ domain-containing protein, translating into MSLTRRGLLAAGGAVGALAATAAPAAAGTSHGRGHGHGGGGHGGFRTGFDRLAADGYALLKGQRVGIVTNPTGVTSELRHIVDVMHGDGRVNLTAVFGPEHGFRGTAQAGGSEGRYDDPATGLPVYDTYLKSGQPLADVFTQSGVDTIVFDIQDAGARFYTYIWTLYDCMEAAALAGKRFVVLDRPNPVSGRAALGPVLDPAFGTFVGRREISQAHGMTVTELALLFNGEFLADRPADLEIVKMSGWSRSDFFDASGLPWVPPSPNMPTPDTALVYSGTCLFEGTNLSEGRGTTRPFELLGAEGIDHTWAAAAGALDLPGVAFREAYFAPTFSKFEGKTVGGVQVHVRDREAFDPVRTGIALLVTAKQTWSGFAWRSDNWIDKLTGNTRVRTMIDAGADTDEVVGAWAKDLAAFRAVRKRYLQYR; encoded by the coding sequence ATGAGCCTGACCAGACGTGGTCTGCTGGCCGCCGGCGGTGCCGTCGGAGCTCTGGCGGCGACCGCCGCACCCGCAGCCGCCGGCACGTCGCACGGCAGGGGACACGGGCACGGGGGCGGCGGGCACGGCGGGTTCCGCACCGGCTTCGACCGGCTCGCGGCGGACGGATACGCGCTCCTGAAGGGGCAGCGGGTCGGGATCGTCACCAACCCGACCGGGGTCACCTCCGAACTCCGGCACATCGTCGATGTGATGCACGGGGACGGGCGGGTGAACCTGACGGCCGTCTTCGGCCCCGAGCACGGCTTCCGCGGCACCGCGCAGGCGGGCGGCTCGGAGGGCCGCTACGACGACCCGGCGACCGGGCTGCCGGTCTACGACACGTACCTCAAGAGCGGGCAGCCGCTGGCCGACGTGTTCACGCAGTCCGGCGTCGACACGATCGTCTTCGACATCCAGGACGCGGGCGCGCGCTTCTACACGTACATCTGGACGCTGTACGACTGCATGGAGGCGGCGGCCCTCGCGGGCAAGAGGTTCGTCGTCCTGGACCGGCCGAACCCGGTGTCCGGGCGCGCGGCCCTGGGACCGGTACTCGATCCGGCCTTCGGCACCTTCGTGGGGCGCCGGGAGATCTCCCAGGCGCACGGCATGACGGTCACCGAGCTCGCCCTGCTGTTCAACGGGGAGTTCCTCGCGGACCGCCCGGCCGACCTGGAAATTGTGAAGATGTCGGGGTGGTCGCGCTCGGACTTCTTCGACGCGAGCGGTCTGCCGTGGGTGCCGCCGAGCCCCAACATGCCGACGCCCGACACGGCGCTCGTCTACTCGGGCACCTGCCTCTTCGAGGGCACGAACCTCTCCGAGGGACGCGGCACGACGCGCCCGTTCGAGCTGCTGGGCGCGGAGGGCATCGACCACACGTGGGCGGCCGCCGCGGGCGCGCTCGACCTGCCCGGAGTGGCCTTCCGCGAGGCGTACTTCGCCCCGACGTTCTCCAAGTTCGAGGGGAAGACGGTGGGCGGGGTGCAGGTCCACGTACGGGACCGGGAGGCCTTCGACCCGGTGCGCACCGGGATCGCGCTGCTGGTGACGGCGAAGCAGACCTGGAGCGGCTTCGCCTGGCGGTCCGACAACTGGATCGACAAGCTCACCGGCAACACGCGGGTCCGCACGATGATCGACGCGGGCGCGGACACGGACGAGGTCGTCGGGGCGTGGGCGAAGGACCTCGCCGCGTTCCGGGCCGTGCGCAAGCGGTACCTGCAGTACCGCTGA
- a CDS encoding TetR/AcrR family transcriptional regulator, producing MSTAQETDGENTPWAEVTPEAARRLLVAAVDAFAERGYHATTTRDIASRAGMSPAALYIHYKTKEELLHRISRIGHDRALAVLEAAAGSEGTAAERLDAAVRSFVQWHAERHTTARVVQYELDALGPEHRAEIIELRRRSDAVVRRIIGEGVAAGEFDVPDVPGTALAVLSLCIDVARWFNAQGSRTPDEVGDLYAGLVLRMVAAGR from the coding sequence ATGAGCACGGCGCAGGAGACCGACGGCGAGAACACGCCGTGGGCCGAAGTGACGCCCGAGGCTGCCAGGCGGCTTCTCGTCGCCGCCGTCGACGCCTTCGCCGAGCGCGGGTACCACGCGACCACCACCCGGGACATCGCTAGCCGCGCCGGAATGAGCCCCGCCGCGCTCTACATCCACTACAAGACGAAGGAAGAGCTGCTCCACCGGATCAGCAGGATCGGTCACGACCGCGCCCTGGCCGTGCTGGAAGCGGCCGCCGGCAGCGAGGGCACGGCCGCCGAGCGGCTGGACGCCGCGGTGCGGTCCTTCGTCCAGTGGCACGCCGAGCGGCACACCACCGCCCGCGTCGTGCAGTACGAACTCGACGCCCTCGGCCCGGAGCACCGGGCCGAGATCATCGAACTGCGCCGCCGGAGCGACGCGGTGGTGCGCCGGATCATCGGGGAGGGCGTGGCGGCGGGCGAGTTCGACGTCCCCGACGTGCCGGGCACCGCGCTCGCCGTGCTCTCGCTCTGCATCGACGTGGCGCGGTGGTTCAACGCCCAGGGCAGCCGGACACCGGACGAGGTCGGCGACCTGTACGCCGGCCTCGTGCTGCGCATGGTCGCGGCCGGACGGTGA
- a CDS encoding SDR family oxidoreductase, which produces MSTVQGAGVVVTGAGGGIGAALARRFAAEGARVVVNDLDEGRIEALAREIGGVAVAGDASGIVDAARDALDGTVDIYCANAGLASPGDVFADEEVWAAAWDVNVMAHVRAARALLPDWLERGSGRFVSTASAAGLLTMIGAAPYSVTKHGVVAFAEWLALTYGHRGVKVHAICPQGVRTDMLTAAGSAGDLVLAPGAIEPEAVADALLAAMAEDRFLVLPHPDVATYYRSRAKDTDHWLAGMNHLQQKWEATGA; this is translated from the coding sequence ATGAGTACGGTGCAGGGCGCGGGCGTAGTGGTCACGGGAGCCGGAGGCGGCATCGGAGCCGCACTGGCCCGCAGATTCGCCGCCGAGGGCGCACGGGTCGTGGTCAACGACCTCGACGAGGGCCGGATCGAGGCGCTGGCCCGGGAGATCGGCGGCGTCGCCGTCGCCGGTGACGCCTCCGGGATCGTCGACGCCGCCCGGGACGCACTGGACGGCACGGTGGACATCTACTGCGCCAACGCGGGACTCGCCTCGCCCGGGGACGTCTTCGCCGACGAGGAGGTCTGGGCCGCCGCCTGGGACGTCAACGTGATGGCCCACGTCCGCGCCGCCAGGGCGCTGCTCCCGGACTGGCTCGAGCGCGGCAGCGGCAGGTTCGTCTCCACCGCGTCGGCCGCCGGGCTGCTCACGATGATCGGCGCGGCGCCCTACAGCGTCACCAAGCACGGGGTGGTCGCCTTCGCGGAATGGCTCGCGCTCACCTACGGCCACCGGGGCGTCAAGGTCCACGCGATCTGCCCGCAGGGCGTGCGCACCGACATGCTGACCGCGGCCGGATCGGCCGGGGACCTCGTGCTCGCCCCCGGCGCCATCGAGCCCGAGGCCGTCGCCGACGCGCTCCTCGCGGCCATGGCCGAGGACCGTTTCCTCGTCCTGCCGCACCCGGACGTCGCCACGTACTACCGGTCGCGGGCCAAGGACACCGACCACTGGCTCGCCGGCATGAACCATCTCCAGCAGAAGTGGGAGGCGACCGGCGCATGA